In Anabas testudineus chromosome 12, fAnaTes1.2, whole genome shotgun sequence, one genomic interval encodes:
- the zgc:56235 gene encoding porin isoform X1, whose translation MAVPPSYSDLGKAAKDIFSKGYGFGVVKLDLKTKSQSGVMEFNSSGSSNTDTGKASGNLETKYKMKELGLSVNQKWNTDNTLATEVTVEDQLAQGLKVGLDTSFVPNTGKKSGKLKTGYKRDYVNLNCDVDFEGPIIHAAAVLGYEGWLAGYQLAFDTAKSKLAQNNFALGYRAGDFQLHTNVNDGTEFGGSIYQKVNDELETAVTLAWTAGSNNTRFGIAAKYKLDKDASLSAKVNNASLIGVGYTQSLRPGVKVTLSALIDGKNFNAGGHKVGMGFELEA comes from the exons ATGGCCGTCCCTCCTTCATACTCAGACCTGGGCAAAGCTGCCAAGGATATATTCAGCAAGGGCTATG GCTTTGGTGTGGTGAAGCTGGACCTTAAGACCAAATCACAAAGTGGAGTG ATG GAGTTCAACTCATCTGGCTCcagtaacacagacacaggaaaagCCTCAGGAAACCTGGAGACCAAATACAAGATGAAGGAGCTGGGCCTGAGTGTCAACCAGAAGTGGAACACAGATAACACGCTGGCTACCGAAGTTACTGTGGAGGACCAG CTGGCTCAAGGACTGAAGGTCGGTTTGGACACGTCTTTTGTACCAAACACAGG TAAGAAGAGCGGGAAGCTGAAGACGGGTTACAAGCGCGACTACGTGAACCTGAACTGTGACGTCGACTTCGAGGGTCCCATCATCCACGCGGCTGCTGTGTTGGGCTACGAAGGCTGGCTGGCCGGCTACCAGTTGGCCTTCGACACGGCCAAATCCAAACTGGCCCAGAACAACTTTGCCCTCGGGTACAGGGCTGGGGACTTCCAGCTGCACACCAACGT taACGACGGGACCGAGTTCGGAGGCTCCATCTACCAGAAGGTGAACGACGAGCTGGAGACGGCGGTCACTCTGGCCTGGACCGCCGGCAGTAACAACACCCGCTTCGGCATCGCTGCCAAATACAAGCTGGACAAAGATGCGTCTCTGTCT GCCAAAGTGAACAATGCCAGTCTGATCGGTGTAGGCTACACCCAGAGCCTCCGACCAG GTGTGAAGGTCACCCTGTCAGCCCTGATCGACGGGAAGAACTTCAATGCCGGTGGACACAAAGTCGGCATGGGCTTCGAGCTGGAGGCATAA
- the zgc:56235 gene encoding porin isoform X2, translated as MAVPPSYSDLGKAAKDIFSKGYGFGVVKLDLKTKSQSGVEFNSSGSSNTDTGKASGNLETKYKMKELGLSVNQKWNTDNTLATEVTVEDQLAQGLKVGLDTSFVPNTGKKSGKLKTGYKRDYVNLNCDVDFEGPIIHAAAVLGYEGWLAGYQLAFDTAKSKLAQNNFALGYRAGDFQLHTNVNDGTEFGGSIYQKVNDELETAVTLAWTAGSNNTRFGIAAKYKLDKDASLSAKVNNASLIGVGYTQSLRPGVKVTLSALIDGKNFNAGGHKVGMGFELEA; from the exons ATGGCCGTCCCTCCTTCATACTCAGACCTGGGCAAAGCTGCCAAGGATATATTCAGCAAGGGCTATG GCTTTGGTGTGGTGAAGCTGGACCTTAAGACCAAATCACAAAGTGGAGTG GAGTTCAACTCATCTGGCTCcagtaacacagacacaggaaaagCCTCAGGAAACCTGGAGACCAAATACAAGATGAAGGAGCTGGGCCTGAGTGTCAACCAGAAGTGGAACACAGATAACACGCTGGCTACCGAAGTTACTGTGGAGGACCAG CTGGCTCAAGGACTGAAGGTCGGTTTGGACACGTCTTTTGTACCAAACACAGG TAAGAAGAGCGGGAAGCTGAAGACGGGTTACAAGCGCGACTACGTGAACCTGAACTGTGACGTCGACTTCGAGGGTCCCATCATCCACGCGGCTGCTGTGTTGGGCTACGAAGGCTGGCTGGCCGGCTACCAGTTGGCCTTCGACACGGCCAAATCCAAACTGGCCCAGAACAACTTTGCCCTCGGGTACAGGGCTGGGGACTTCCAGCTGCACACCAACGT taACGACGGGACCGAGTTCGGAGGCTCCATCTACCAGAAGGTGAACGACGAGCTGGAGACGGCGGTCACTCTGGCCTGGACCGCCGGCAGTAACAACACCCGCTTCGGCATCGCTGCCAAATACAAGCTGGACAAAGATGCGTCTCTGTCT GCCAAAGTGAACAATGCCAGTCTGATCGGTGTAGGCTACACCCAGAGCCTCCGACCAG GTGTGAAGGTCACCCTGTCAGCCCTGATCGACGGGAAGAACTTCAATGCCGGTGGACACAAAGTCGGCATGGGCTTCGAGCTGGAGGCATAA
- the tor4aa gene encoding torsin-4A has product MSDQDSSASASQTEGEFEGEMDEEMEEEGDKHEKRSGSPTPSLSSLSSSLRAVIRIKQKYQAMKKRRQELVLGPGALTGAPSRASPKIFTFEGLTPSAFSGLTYSAAQKKKKRKKRRVLFPNGVGRRTVPKQEHSRAKYCLYLLCAIVFLQVYNAIENLDDHVLRYDLEGLEKTLRREVFGQQGAVEGLLSHLKDYLSTYVHNKPLVVSLHGPTGVGKSHLGRLLAGHFRSVVGETLVLQYYVLHHCPQEADAQKCAHDLYALISEMVERAEDEEKIPLFIFDEAEHMHSEILDVLWQLVASKQSNEYLNAIYLFLSNLGHAHITKHMLHNSSSISMGMTASGRHSNLVKELTPILRNTLKKLHPLWTEADVLPLGLLEKGHVMECFLDEMTREGFYPDHTNIERLAGEIEYYSAVGGHEYSQTGCKQVVAKVNLL; this is encoded by the exons atgAGTGACCAAGACAGCAGCGCCTCAGCCTCTCAAACCGAGGGAGAGTTCGAGGGAGAGATGGAcgaagagatggaggaggaaggagacaaGCATGAAAAGCGGAGTGGAAGCCCGACCCCCAGCctgtcctccctctcctcatctctACGTGCCGTCATACGCATCAAACAGAAGTACCAGGCCATGAAGAAGCGGCGTCAGGAGCTGGTCCTGGGACCAGGGGCCCTCACAGGAGCTCCATCACGAGCCAGCCCCAAAATCTTCACCTTCGAAGGACTCACCCCCTCGGCCTTCTCCGGCCTGACGTACTCTGCTgctcagaagaagaagaagcggAAGAAGAGGCGGGTGTTGTTTCCCAACGGGGTGGGCCGCAGGACGGTGCCAAAGCAGGAGCACAGCCGAGCCAAATACTGCCTTTACCTGCTCTGTGCCATCGTCTTCCTCCAG GTGTACAACGCCATCGAGAACCTAGACGACCACGTTCTGAGATACGACCTGGAGGGACTAGAGAAGACGCTGAGGAGGGAGGTGTTTGGGCAGCAGGGAGCGGTGGAGGGTTTACTGTCCCACCTGAAGGACTATCTGTCCACCTATGTCCACAACAAGCCCCTGGTTGTGTCCCTGCACGGCCCCACCGGAGTGGGCAAGAGCCACCTGGGTCGCCTCCTGGCGGGACACTTCCGCTCCGTGGTGGGGGAGACGCTGGTGCTGCAGTACTATGTCCTCCACCACTGCCCTCAGGAGGCCGATGCCCAGAAGTGCGCCCACGACCTCTACGCCCTGATCTCGGAGATGGTGGAACGAGCCGAGGACGAGGAGAAGATCCCGCTTTTCATCTTCGACGAGGCCGAACACATGCACAGCGAGATCCTGGACGTGCTGTGGCAGCTCGTGGCCTCCAAACAGTCCAATGAATACCTGAATGCCATCTACCTGTTCCTGAGCAATCTGGGTCATGCACACATCACCAAACACATGCTACACAACTCCTCGAGTATTTCTATGGGGATGACAGCATCCGGTCGTCATAGCAACCTTGTGAAAGAGCTGACTCCAATATTACGCAACACTCTGAAAAAGCTTCACCCCCTGTGGACGGAGGCGGACGTCTTACCCCTGGGCCTGTTGGAGAAAGGCCACGTGATGGAGTGCTTCCTGGATGAAATGACCCGAGAGGGGTTCTACCCGGATCATACCAATATAGAGCGCCTCGCAGGGGAGATTGAATATTACTCCGCTGTGGGGGGGCACGAATATTCCCAGACGGGCTGCAAGCAAGTGGTGGCCAAGGTCAACCTGCTGTGA
- the brap gene encoding BRCA1-associated protein, producing MSVSLVVIRLELADQSPFPLDFQYSAVEDMSEEELQEKALGLAKHTLSGKTDLERAAVLHQHIGSRAMGDMVIETFEPSPDKGGGEEPGGSAEQSSAADGVEASQDGGEATGTAPDSPSKQLPDQISFFSGNPSVEIVHGIMHLYKTNKMTSLTEDVRRSAMVCILTVPATMTSHDLMKLMAPFNDVMEHMKIIRDSTPNQYMVLIKFCTQADADSFYTACNGRQFNSIEDAVCQLVYVERAEVIKSEEGASLPVMELTELPKCTVCLERMDESVNGILTTLCNHSFHSQCLQRWEDASCPVCRYCQTPEPVEENKCFECGVQENLWICLICGHIGCGRYVSRHAYKHFEETQHTYAMQLTNHRVWDYAGDNYVHRLVASKTDGKMVQYECEGDTCQAEKIDALQLEYSYLLTSQLESQRIYWENKIVHLEKETAEEINNMKAKFKETLERCDNLEQRFGEITKEKQSLDKKCTQLNSRVLKLSQELKEEQEMNRCLRANQTQLQSQLVEEERKGKESSDRKDMTIAELQEQLRDVMFYLETQQQIEHLPPEARSEIQEGQINIAANPSDSAMDSAGAGPSSGRGRRGRGRKRK from the exons ATGAGCGTGTCTCTGGTCGTTATCCGTCTGGAATTAGCCGACCAGTCTCCTTTCCCACTGGACTTCCAGTACTCGGCTG TTGAAGACATGTCGGAGGAGGAACTTCAGGAGAAAGCTCTGGGTTTAGCCAAACACACTCTGAGTGGAAAGACCGACCTGGAGAGAGCAGCTGTACTGCACCAACACATTGGCAGCAGAGCCATGGGGGACATGGTCATAGAAACGTTTGAACCCAGCCCAG AtaaaggaggaggtgaagaacCTGGTGgttcagcagagcagagcagtgcAGCTGACGGTGTGGAGGCTTCACAAGACGGCGGTGAAGCAACAGGCACGGCTCCCGACTCTCCCTCTAAGCAGCTGCCGGACCAGATCTCTTTCTTCAGCGGGAACCCCTCTGTAGAGATCGTCCACGGTATCATGCACCTCTACAAGACCAA CAAAATGACCTCACTGACTGAAGACGTGAGGCGCAGTGCCATGGTGTGTATCCTCACTGTCCCGGCGACCATGACCAGCCATGACCTCATGAAGCTCATGGCGCCGTTTAATGATGTCATGGAGCATATGAAGATCATACGGGACTCCACCCCGAACCAGTACATGGTTCTGATTAAGTTCTGTACACAG GCAGATGCAGACAGTTTTTATACGGCGTGTAATGGCCGTCAGTTCAACTCCATAGAAGACGCAGTTTGTCAGCTGGTCTATGTGGAGCGGGCAGAGGTTATAAAATCTGAAGAG GGTGCCAGTCTGCCGGTGATGGAGCTGACCGAGCTGCCAAAGTGCACCGTGTGCCTGGAGAGAATGGACGAGTCGGTAAACGGCATCCTCACCACTCTCTGCAACCACAGCTTTCACAGCCAGTGTCTCCAGCGGTGGGAAGATGCCTC GTGTCCTGTGTGTAGGTACTGTCAAACTCCAGAACCCGTTGAGGAGAACAAATGCTTTGAGTGTGGAGTTCAGGAG AACCTGTGGATTTGTTTGATCTGCGGGCACATCGGTTGTGGGCGCTACGTTAGCCGGCATGCCTATAAGCACTTTGAAGAAACCCAGCATACTTACGCTATGCAGCTCACCAACCACCGCGTTTGGGACTATGCAGGAG ATAACTATGTTCATCGGCTGGTGGCCAGTAAGACCGACGGGAAGATGGTGCAGTATGAATGTGAGGGAGACACCTGTCAGGCTGAGAAAATTGATGCACTTCAGTTAGAA TACTCGTACCTGCTGACAAGTCAGCTGGAGTCACAGAGGATTTACTGGGAGAACAAGATTGTTCATCTGGAGAAGGAGACAGCCGAGGAG ATTAACAACATGAAGGCAAAATTTAAGGAAACCCTGGAGCGCTGTGATAACTTGGAGCAACGATTTGGTGAAATAACCAAAGAGAAGCAGAGCCTAGATAAAAA GTGCACCCAGCTGAACAGTCGAGTGCTGAAGCTGAGCCAAGAGctgaaggaggagcaggagatgAACCGCTGTCTGAGAGCCAACCAGACGCAGCTGCAGTCCCAGCTTGTGGAGGAGGAACGCAAAGGAAAAGAGAGTA GTGACCGTAAAGACATGACGATAGCAGAACTCCAGGAGCAGCTGAGAGACGTGATGTTTTATCTGGAGACGCAGCAGCAGATTGAACACCTGCCTCCAGAAGCTCGCAGTGAAATCCAGGAGGGACAGATCAACATCGCAGCCAACCCATCAGACAGCGCCATGGACTCAGCAGGAGCAGGCCCCTCGTCTGGCAGAGGCAGGAGAGGCCGGggcaggaagaggaagtag